The Kribbella shirazensis genomic interval GCTGGTCAACGCGCAGCCGGCCAACCTGGCCGAGCTGCAGGAGGAGAGCGCGGCGGAGTACCAGAACGCCAAGGCGAAGGCCGCGGTGATCGTGGTCCGGATCAAGCCCAGCGAGATCCGCACCAAGCCCGGCCGGGAGAACTGGGGCATCGACGGCATCCTGTGCTACTCGAAGATCTGCACCCACGTCGGCTGCCCGATCTCGCTGTACGAGCAGACCACCCACCACGTGCTCTGCCCGTGCCACCAGTCGACCTTCGACCTCGCCGACAGCGCCAAGGTCGTCTTCGGCCCTGCGGCCCGGCCGCTGCCTCAGCTACCGTTGGCAGTGGACAGTGAGGGCTACCTGGTTGCGCAGAGCGGCTTCACCGAGCCGGTCGGCCCGAGCTTCTTCGAACGAGGGTGACAACAGTGTCGACAAACACAGAGTTCCCTGGACCGGTCAAGTGGATCGACGATCGCCTCGGCATCGCGAAGATCGGCAAGAAGAACCTGCGGAAGGTCTTCCCGGACCACTGGTCCTTCATGCTGGGCGAGATCGCGCTCTACAGCTTCATCATCCTGATCCTGACCGGCACCTTCCTGACGTTCTGGTTCAAGCCCTCGATGGCCGAGATCGAGTACCAGGGGTCGTACAGCCTGCTCAAGGGTCTGCACATGTCGGAGGCGTACGCCTCCACGCTGGACATCAGCTTCGACGTCCGCGGCGGTCTGCTGATGCGGCAGATCCACCACTGGGCGGCGGTGCTGTTCATCGCCGCGATGATGGTGCACCTGCTGCGGATGTTCTTCACCGGCGCGTTCCGCAAGCCGCGTGAGCTGAACTGGGTGATCGGCTTCACCATGCTGTTCCTCGGCATCATCGAGGGCTTCATCGGCTACGGCCTCCCCGACGACCTGCTGTCCGGTACCGGTCTACGGATCACCAACGGCATGATCCAGGCGTCACCGGTCGTCGGCACGTACATGAACTTCTTCATCTTCGGCGGCGAGTTCCCCGGCGACGACTTCGTCTCCCGGTTCTTCATCGTCCACGTGCTGCTGATACCCGGAATCATCCTGGCGCTGGTCACGGTCCACCTGTTCCTGGTCGTGTACCACAAGCACACGCAGTACGCCGGTCCCGGCCGGACGCAGAAGAACGTGGTCGGCTACCCGCTGTTCCCGGTGTACACGGCCAAGGCCGGCGGCTTCTTCTTCGTGGTCTTCGGCATCACCGCACTGATGGGCGCGCTGCTGCAGATCAACCCGGTCTGGCTGTACGGGCCGTACAACCCGGCCGAGGTGACCGCGGGATCGCAGCCGGACTGGTACATGGGCTGGCTGGAAGGCTCGGTACGAATATTCCCCGGCTTGGAATCGAGTTTCTGGGGTATCACGCTCAGCTGGAACCTGATCATCCCGGCACTGATCGTTCCACCGGCATTCGTCACGCTGGTCGCGCTCTACCCGTTCATCGAAGGCTGGATCACCGGTGACAAGCGCGAGCACCACCTGCTCGACCGGCCGCGCGACGTGCCGACCCGGACCGGTATCGGCGTCGCCTTCATCGTCTTCTACGCGATGCTGTGGATCGGCGGTGGAAACGACCTGATCGCCACCCACTTCGGTCTCTCGCTGAACAGCGTGACCTGGTTCCTGCGGTTCGCCGTGATTCTCGGCCCGATCCTGGGCTTCTGGATCGCGCGGCGCTGGGCCATCTCACTGCAGCGTGCCGACCAGGAGCGGCTGCTGCACGGCCTCGAGACCGGCGTCATCATGCGGTCGCCAGACGGCAAGTACACCGAGAAGCACCAGCCGATCTCGACGTACGAGGCCTACTCGCTCACCGCGCGGGACCGGGTCCTGCCGCACGAGCTCGGCCCGGAGACCGACCTCAACGGTGTCCGCGCCCCGCGTCGCGCCCTGTACAAGGCCCGCGCCGCACTGTCCCGCTTCTACTACGCCGACGCCGTCCAGAAGCCGACGGCCCAGGAGCTCGAGGCGGCGCACGA includes:
- a CDS encoding cytochrome b, which produces MSTNTEFPGPVKWIDDRLGIAKIGKKNLRKVFPDHWSFMLGEIALYSFIILILTGTFLTFWFKPSMAEIEYQGSYSLLKGLHMSEAYASTLDISFDVRGGLLMRQIHHWAAVLFIAAMMVHLLRMFFTGAFRKPRELNWVIGFTMLFLGIIEGFIGYGLPDDLLSGTGLRITNGMIQASPVVGTYMNFFIFGGEFPGDDFVSRFFIVHVLLIPGIILALVTVHLFLVVYHKHTQYAGPGRTQKNVVGYPLFPVYTAKAGGFFFVVFGITALMGALLQINPVWLYGPYNPAEVTAGSQPDWYMGWLEGSVRIFPGLESSFWGITLSWNLIIPALIVPPAFVTLVALYPFIEGWITGDKREHHLLDRPRDVPTRTGIGVAFIVFYAMLWIGGGNDLIATHFGLSLNSVTWFLRFAVILGPILGFWIARRWAISLQRADQERLLHGLETGVIMRSPDGKYTEKHQPISTYEAYSLTARDRVLPHELGPETDLNGVRAPRRALYKARAALSRFYYADAVQKPTAQELEAAHEHAHDADEIHELTEETETYREVTSDRS